A single genomic interval of Spinacia oleracea cultivar Varoflay chromosome 6, BTI_SOV_V1, whole genome shotgun sequence harbors:
- the LOC110805771 gene encoding probable indole-3-pyruvate monooxygenase YUCCA10, translating to MAAESTVIIVGAGPSGLATAACLTQQSIPYILLEREDCSASLWKKKAYDRLHLHLPKQYCELPHFKLPPNSPKYVSRADFVEYLDNYVAHFGICPLYRRRVESARFDEGAKKWRVTAKKSANDDGNDDDDEEEEEYEGKYLVVASGETCDPFCPEIQGLSSFQGKVVHSTQYKSGKEYQDKTVLVIGAGNSGIEIGLDLANHGAHTSIVVRSPVHILSRGMVSMGLFLLKHLPFKWVDNLMVMLSKFVYGDVTKYGLSRPKEGPFFLKVAFGKYPIIDVGTFQKIQSGQIQILPAITSIRGNNVVFEDGKSYSFDSIIFATGFRRSTSHWLQGDDYLLNEDGLAKPSYPNNWKGKNGLYCAGLARRGLYGAAMDAQNISHDIKTYIEN from the exons ATGGCGGCGGAATCGACTGTTATCATCGTCGGAGCAGGGCCGTCGGGGTTAGCCACGGCGGCGTGTTTAACCCAACAATCAATACCGTACATCCTACTAGAAAGAGAAGATTGCTCTGCTTCTTTATGGAAGAAAAAGGCGTACGATCGACTTCACCTTCATTTACCAAAGCAATATTGCGAGCTTCCTCACTTTAAATTACCACCCAACAGCCCCAAATACGTTTCAAGAGCTGATTTCGTGGAGTATTTGGACAACTACGTCGCTCATTTCGGTATTTGTCCTTTGTACCGGCGGCGGGTCGAGAGTGCGAGGTTTGATGAGGGTGCGAAGAAATGGCGTGTTACGGCTAAGAAATCAGCGAATGACGACGGCAACGATGATGAcgatgaggaagaagaggagtaTGAGGGGAAGTATTTGGTGGTGGCAAGTGGTGAAACATGTGACCCGTTTTGTCCAGAAATACAAGGGTTGAGTAGCTTTCAAGGGAAAGTTGTCCATTCTACACAATACAAGTCTGGAAAAGAGTATCAAGACAAAACTGTGTTGGTGATTGGTGCTGGAAATTCTGGCATTGAGATTGGTCTTGATCTTGCTAATCATGGTGCTCATACTTCCATTGTTGTTAGAAGTCcg GTTCATATATTATCGAGAGGAATGGTGAGTATGGGACTGTTTCTTCTAAAGCATTTGCCATTTAAATGGGTGGACAACTTAATGGTGATGCTCAGCAAATTTGTGTATGGCGACGTCACTAAATACGGATTGAGTAGGCCTAAAGAAGGTCCCTTCTTTTTGAAAGTTGCGTTTGGTAAATACCCTATCATTGATGTTGGTACCTTTCAGAAGATTCAATCGGGTCAAATCCAG ATCTTGCCGGCAATAACAAGCATAAGAGGCAATAACGTGGTGTTTGAGGATGGCAAGTCGTATTCTTTCGACTCTATTATTTTCGCCACTGGCTTTCGAAGGTCCACGTCGCACTGGCTTCAG GGAGACGACTATTTGTTAAATGAAGATGGATTGGCAAAACCTAGTTACCCTAACAATTGGAAGGGTAAAAATGGATTGTATTGTGCTGGTCTTGCAAGAAGGGGACTCTATGGAGCTGCTATGGATGCTCAAAATATCTCTCATGacattaaaacatacattgaaaatTGA
- the LOC110805770 gene encoding GTP 3',8-cyclase, mitochondrial codes for MWRYLPRALQSYRRASICQNVFNRGTGYYSMACNGVSRSLNDSFTRDTYSTSCTKMVEDATKGDPVSDMLVDSFGRLHTYLRISVSERCNLRCQYCMPDDGVELTPSPELLSKDEIVRLANLFVNCGVNKIRLTGGEPTIRKDIEDICLQLSEMKGLKTLSITTNGLTLARKLPKLKECGLTAVNISLDTLVPAKFEFMTRRRGHEKVIESIDAAVDLGYDPVKVNCVVMRGFNDDEICDFVELTREKPINVRFIEFMPFDGNVWNVKKLVSYSEIMARVVEKFSDLKRLNDDPTDTAKNFRVEGHRGTVSFITSMTEHFCAGCNRLRLLADGNLKVCLFGAAEESLRDPMRSGADDSELMEIIGRAVKRKKAAHAGMFDLANTANRPMIRIGG; via the exons ATGTGGCGCTACTTACCAAGAGCTTTACAGAGCTATAGGCGAGCCAGTATATGTCAAAATGTG TTTAATCGTGGGACTGGATATTATTCCATGGCCTGTAATGGCGTCTCTCGAAGTTTGAATGACAGTTTTACCCGCGATACATATTCAACATCTTGCACTAAGATGGTTGAAGATGCCACGAAAGGTGATCCAGTTTCTGacatgttggttgattcatTTGGGAGGTTGCATACTTATTTGAGGATCTCCGTGTCTGAACGTTGCAATCTAAGATGTCAGTACTGCATGCCAGATGATGGAGTGGAGCTCACTCCCAGCCCCGAACTTCTCTCCAAAGATGAGATAGTGCGACTGGCAAATCTTTTTGTCAATTGTGGAGTGAATAAAATACGTTTAACTGGAGGAGAGCCTACAATTAGGAAAGATATTGAAGATATTTGCTTGCAACTATCCGAAATGAAGGGATTGAAAACATTGTCCATAACAACCAATGGACTTACACTTGCAAGAAAATTGCCGAAGCTCAAAGAATGTGGCCTTACTGCAGTGAATATTAGCTTAGATACATTAGTACCTGCAAAGTTTGAATTCATGACCCGAAGGAGAGGGCATGAAAAGGTTATTGAGTCGATCGATGCTGCTGTAGACCTTGGTTATGATCCTGTCAAA GTGAACTGTGTTGTCATGCGTGGTTTTAATGATGATGAGATATgtgattttgttgaattaacGCGTGAGAAGCCTATCAATGTTAGATTCATTGAGTTCATGCCATTTGATGGAAATGTTTGGAATGTCAAGAAACTTGTGTCTTACTCTGAGATAATGGCGAGGGTG GTCGAGAAATTTTCTGACTTGAAGAGACTAAATGATGACCCAACAGACACGGCAAAGAATTTTCGGGTTGAGGGACATCGCGGAACTGTTTCCTTCATCACATCAATGACTGAGCATTTTTGTGCTGGATGCAACCGATTGCGGCTTTTAGCTGATGGAAATCTTAAAGTTTGCCTCTTTGGGGCTGCAGAG GAAAGCCTTAGAGACCCCATGCGCAGTGGTGCAGATGACAGTGAGCTCATGGAAATAATTGGAAGAGCG GTGAAAAGGAAGAAAGCTGCTCATGCAGGAATGTTTGACCTAGCAAATACTGCAAATAGACCGATGATACGCATTGGTGGCTAA
- the LOC110805772 gene encoding classical arabinogalactan protein 26: MASLNHPKLLLNLIIILYITCCNSYTGSASHKTTTFKLSTIAAEPSILPYDSPALSPDITPLFPTTPTSVSNPPSSESTLPIIPSSPSPPNPDSLSTPYPDSSLPSSISPTGSMIPESSAFAMKLSVILNSAMVVLLLIAFW; encoded by the coding sequence ATGGCTTCCTTAAACCATCCCAAATTACTCCTTAATCTCATAATCATCCTCTACATAACATGCTGCAACTCTTACACAGGTTCTGCCTCACATAAAACTACAACATTTAAGCTTTCAACTATAGCAGCTGAACCAAGTATACTACCATACGACTCTCCTGCATTATCACCTGATATAACTCCTCTGTTTCCTACAACACCAACCTCTGTTTCGAACCCGCCTTCGTCGGAATCTACACTTCCCATTATTCCTTCAAGTCCAAGTCCCCCTAACCCTGACTCCCTCTCCACCCCATATCCTGATTCTTCACTGCCCTCCTCCATTTCCCCTACAGGGTCCATGATCCCGGAATCCTCCGCTTTCGCCATGAAACTCTCTGTTATACTCAACTCAGCAATGGTGGTTCTTCTTCTCATTGCTTTCTGGTGA
- the LOC110805774 gene encoding protein NETWORKED 4B translates to METKNQSSHCWWFDSYNSAKCSPWLESTLSELNQKANSMLKLIEEDADSFAQRAEMYYKKRPELISMVEDFYRAHRSLAERYDLLKSDRAVRVRSPLRNSVPLLNAGYEYAFDSVNSVKSLDSFTEAAYSSEECAESEIDDPDLEVDSVHIDQDIEKPFGGGASYDELMKLREELDRLREENETQKNIIKQKDEEKEDLVKQLSDNISVFREMREEMAAVREEDHPLVMMKQTSEAVVPFEEMENLKVENMFQRDQMKKKDEEVIEVTKKIEEAHTKISYLKDALALKEEENVEVTTKFEETKSELAKLREEMKRENVQRKDEKKQEAIRQLKDALIEKEMEKKDAIRKLTDACIEKETEKKDAIRHLKDAFIKQDTEKKEVIKQLKDALAEKDEQKREAIRQLSVAMEILREESKLLKKSLVSVSYKKKVADYQIFKGVNLGKLFNLSSSSQVSVVPL, encoded by the exons ATGGAGACAAAGAATCAATCTTCTCATTGTTGGTGGTTTGACAGTTACAATTCCGCTAAGTGTTCCCCTTGGCTTGAATCTACTCTTTCAG AGCTGAACCAGAAGGCAAATTCAATGCTGAAGCTAATAGAGGAAGATGCAGATTCATTTGCGCAACGTGCAGAGATGTATTACAAGAAAAGGCCAGAGCTGATAAGCATGGTGGAAGACTTTTATCGGGCTCATAGATCACTAGCTGAACGATATGATCTACTTAAGAGTGATCGTGCTGTTCGTGTTAGGTCCCCCTTGAGAAACTCAGTCCCTCTGCTGAATGCGGGATATGAGTATGCTTTTGACTCGGTCAACTCAGTTAAATCGCTTGATAGCTTCACTGAGGCGGCTTATAGTTCTGAGGAGTGTGCTGAGTCTGAAATAGACGATCCTGATCTAGAAGTTGATAGTGTGCACATTGATCAGGATATAGAAAAGCCGTTTGGTGGTGGTGCTAGTTATGATGAACTGATGAAGCTGAGGGAGGAATTGGACCGATTGAGAGAAGAGAATGAGACACAGAAGAACATTATCAAGCAAAAGGATGAGGAGAAAGAAGACCTAGTAAAACAGTTGTCAGACAACATCAGTGTATTCAGGGAGATGAGGGAAGAAATGGCTGCAGTCAGGGAAGAAGATCATCCGCTTGTTATGATGAAGCAAACTAGTGAAGCAGTTGTACCATTCGAAGAGATGGAGAATCTCAAGGTAGAGAACATGTTTCAAAGGGATCAGATGAAGAAGAAAGACGAAGAGGTAATTGAGGTGACAAAGAAGATTGAGGAAGCACATACAAAGATCAGTTACTTGAAGGATGCACTTGCTTTAAAAGAGGAAGAAAACGTTGAAGTTACAACGAAATTCGAGGAGACTAAGTCTGAGTTAGCGAAGCTGAGAGAAGAAATGAAAAGAGAGAATGTTCAGCGAAAGGATGAGAAGAAACAAGAGGCAATTAGGCAGCTAAAGGATGCACTAATagaaaaagaaatggagaaaaAGGACGCGATAAGGAAGCTGACTGATGCATGTATAGAAAAAGAAACAGAGAAAAAAGACGCGATTAGGCATCTGAAGGATGCATTTATAAAACAAGATACAGAGAAAAAAGAGGTAATTAAGCAGCTGAAGGATGCACTTGCAGAAAAAGATGAGCAGAAACGTGAGGCGATTAGGCAGCTAAGTGTAGCCATGGAAATCCTAAGAGAGGAGAGTAAGCTGCTTAAGAAGTCATTAGTGAGTGTTTCCTATAAGAAAAAGGTTGCTGATTATCAGATTTTCAAGGGGGTTAATCTGGGTAAGCTCTTCAATTTATCTTCAAGCAGTCAAGTTAGTGTTGTACCTCTGTAG
- the LOC130464205 gene encoding uncharacterized protein, with the protein MEAIEADLVPGSDVPIVAEQKEESADVSLEREKSPDKEMVDLTEAHIEVPEAEKEVPSAEEEQPEQGLTRKRRHSTLGSTSTSALDRLIHADPCSDVPLKRIPDEVREAMARYARAPVLGENPMAHVGSLVGPEAARENLLRANPQWRVPGAEERNPAMMAQYYLNEAVFWSSFASECSSVEERQLRRYQEAYARDIPVLDQKAGQLMAEMVEIKQLYLQYSREAREAAEQIGAEVGKLTFQVEEDAEKIASFDRERREMAAKFASELEEKDSLLKEMTSKFEAAIKQSQEAEARLQQFFKHREIVQNQADKVPVLQLKIREKDAAIRKLEQERVDLYTADQCREQYWNGILGARRMFAKHMPHFPWNEKVPLWMRAQDHLVECQADRDEAEAERQAALAEARAQKAASEGDTTAGGSSKDAPLGDAPETPKS; encoded by the exons atggaggcaattgaagccgaccttgttcctggctcggatgtccctattgtggccgagcagaaggaagaatctgctgacgtttctctcgaaagggagaaaagtccagataaggagatggtggatctcaccgaagctcacatagaggttcccgaagctgagaaggaggtcccttctgctgaggaggagcaacccgagcagggtctgacgaggaagaggcgccactcgaccttgggctctacttcgacctcggccctggatagactgatccacgctgacccttgctcggatgttccgctgaaacggatccccgatgaggtaagggaggcgatggctcgctatgctagagctccggttttgggggagaaccccatggctcacgtgggatctttggtgggtcccgaagctgcacgggagaatcttcttcgggccaacccgcagtggagggttcctggagctgaggagaggaacccagctatgatggcccaatattatctgaatgag gctgttttctggtcctcgttcgcttccgagtgtagctcggttgaggagaggcaactgaggaggtatcaggaggcttatgctcgtgatatccctgtcttggaccagaaggctgggcagctcatggccgagatggtggagatcaagcaactgtaccttcagtacagtcgtgaggctagggaAGCGGCGGAacagatcggggccgaagttgggaagctcactttccaggttgaagaggatgctgaaaagatagcttccttcgacagggagaggagagaaatggctgccaagtttgcgagcgaacttgaagaaaaagacagtcttctcaaggagatgacgtctaaatttgaggcggccattaagcagagccaggaagcggaggcgaggcttcagcagtttTTCAAGCACCGGGAGATTGTTCAgaatcaagctgacaaggtgcccgttctccagctgaagatccgagagaaggatgctgccattcggaagttggagcaagagagagttgacctctacactgctgatcagtgtagggagcaatactggaatggcatcctgggtgctcggcggatgttcgcgaagcatatgcctcatttcccttggaatgagaaggttccgctctggatgagggcccaggatcacttggtggagtgccaggccgatcgagacgaagctgaagctgaacgccaagctgctcttgcagaggctcgggcccagaaggcggcttccgaaggtgatactactgctgggggttcttcgaaggatgctcctctgggggatgctcctgagactcccaagagttag